In Piliocolobus tephrosceles isolate RC106 chromosome 6, ASM277652v3, whole genome shotgun sequence, the following are encoded in one genomic region:
- the IMP3 gene encoding U3 small nucleolar ribonucleoprotein protein IMP3: protein MVRKLKFHEQKLLKQVDFLNWEVTDHNLHELRVLRRYRLQRREDYTRYNQLSRAVRELARRLRDLPERDQFRVRASAALLDKLYALGLVPTRGSLELCDFVTASSFCRRRLPTVLLKLRMAQHLQAAVAFVEQGHIRVGPDVVTDPAFLVTRSMEDFVTWVDSSKIKRHVLEYNEERDDFDLEA from the coding sequence ATGGTGCGGAAGCTTAAGTTCCACGAGCAGAAGCTGCTGAAGCAGGTGGACTTCCTGAACTGGGAGGTCACCGACCACAACCTGCACGAGCTGCGCGTGCTGCGGCGTTACCGGCTGCAGCGGCGGGAGGACTACACGCGCTACAACCAGCTGAGCCGTGCCGTCCGTGAACTGGCGCGGCGCCTGCGCGACCTGCCCGAACGCGACCAGTTCCGCGTGCGCGCTTCGGCCGCGCTGCTGGACAAGCTGTATGCTCTCGGCCTGGTGCCCACGCGCGGTTCGCTGGAACTCTGCGACTTCGTCACGGCCTCGTCCTTCTGCCGCCGCCGCCTTCCCACCGTGCTCCTCAAGCTGCGCATGGCGCAGCACCTTCAGGCTGCTGTGGCCTTTGTGGAGCAAGGGCACATACGCGTGGGCCCTGATGTGGTTACCGACCCCGCCTTCCTTGTCACGCGCAGCATGGAGGACTTTGTCACTTGGGTGGACTCGTCCAAGATCAAGCGGCACGTGCTGGAGTACAATGAGGAGCGCGATGACTTCGATCTGGAAGCCTAG